A stretch of DNA from Oryza brachyantha chromosome 4, ObraRS2, whole genome shotgun sequence:
TGCAGTATATTAATTTGGAATAGgccatgataaaatatatgcagagATTCTCCACTGATGTTAGCTAACTATTCTTTTGATATCAGGATATCAGAATATTAGATGATTTGATGGTGTTGAGATTTGAGAAGCAACTGCACTAGTGGTACATTTTAGGGGTCAATTTGTATCAGTGATACTATTGGTTTCATCTTTCTTCAATTTAACCTTAAAGGCTCAGCCACAGGCAGAAGAGTACAAATGCATTGCTTGAAAGAACAGCCAGAAAACATCAAGAAGTGATTACTGACATTTAACTTATGGTATAGGTTGATATTTTGCCTGTATGGATACATTGCAGTATGCAGCTGTTGCTTGATCGTTTTGAACATAAACATATGCAGTGCCCAATAGAGTGTACTTCTCTGCACATGATTTCCATTCCTCATATCCAGGAAGCCTACCCAAGGAGTTTTATAGGAACATGAGAGGTTTCTGAAGAAAGCTCACAGAGTTCTTCGTAGGAATCACGATCATCAACACCAATTCTGCACTTAACGCTGACAGGGACATTACAATTGGCAGCAATAGCTGACATAGCATCTCCTACAAACTTCAGATAATTGAAACAGGATTTATTAAGGATGGAGAAAGAGCAAATTGATGCTACCTTATGGTTTTATTACAATGAATTCCAGAAGCAAACCTCTGGGTCAAACATTAAGCGAGCACCGAAGCAACCATGACCAGCAACTTTGCCACTGGGGCAACCACAGCTGACAAAACATTTGgagtaaattaaaaataaaataatgtcaTACATGATTAAATGAAATGTGAGTGACATCTTGTTTACTTTAGGTTGATTTCATCATATGAATAAGCATTTGCCAGTTCAGTTGCTTTCGCCAAGTTATCCAGATTACTTCCACCAATTTGTAGCACAATAGGATGCTGTTCAGCAGgaaatgctaaaaatttatCCTGCATATTGTAAGATAGAAATCAGATTAACCAATTCTATATAGCAGTATCATGTGCATATAATTTAAACCATATGCCGTAGATACATTTCACAGTTGCCACCATTGCACCAAAAGAATAATTGGAAAATAGTAATGATTAAAGGCATAGTGACAAATATACGAAATAAAAAGGCAGCACCGATGGTGGCACATTGAATCACAGGTGGATCCCCATGTCAACTGCCACCTAGAAAGTTCATTACAACTTGAatacaaaccaaaaaaaaaaggaccatGTGAACAACATATTTCTGGTTATCAGGATACTTCGATTACAGCCTAAAGATGAGGTAACTATTCAATTGAATATTGCACTGAGTTTCCGGTGACTGACTTAAAGATTTACCAGAAGGAGCTTGAAGGGAATGGAAAACTTATGCAATGTGCATGGCAAAGTGCAGGGACAAGTTGAATTACTTCCATGTGGAATCATAAAATCCAAAATGAAGCTGAAATAGCATTTTTAACGTTTCAGCAGTTGTGGCATGGTACTTGGTAGTGACATGAATGGAAGTGGCCAAACCACAGATTGGTTCACTGCTGATCAGTTGCAGGGTCAGGGTGCGTTTCTCCTTCTTAGCAAGAACTGCATCTGTTTTattatgtgtttattttttaaaaaaaaatcaagaggCGAAGGGAAGAAGGGCGTGCTCACCAAATTATCTTTTTGATGCACAATGGTCTCCGCGACCACCATCTCCGTGTAGAGCCACGCGTGCTTGGAGATGAGCCGCGCGAGCGTCCGGTAGTGGTTGTCCGTCCAGTCCATCATCGGCGCCACGCTGCGACGGGGAGAGGGGGGAAGGAAACACGAAACCCGATGAGCGCACTCGCCACCGTCCGCATTCGCCCAAACCTATAGGAGGTTACTccgctccaccaccaccaccgccgctcaCCTGAACAGCGGAGGAAGATACCGTCCCTCTCGGGTCgccgcgcgggcgagcgcgcgACGCGGCCCCACGCCGCCCGGAGCGCGCTGCAGCGGCAGGAGCCGGCGGCCGGGGCTGCTTCCGGGCGccagcggaggagggagcagGGTGGCGCGCCTGGCCGCCGACGACCTCATCGCCGTGGCAATACGAGCTGAGCTccctctcccgccgccgccgccgccgccgccgccgtcgctcccTGGGAGGAAGAGGATACTACAGCCGCTCCTGGTGAGAACGGGTGGTGAGCGTCGTCCTGGCCGCCCGATCCGAGGCGACCGGTCGAGATTGCGTTATGTAATACTGctccgtccaaaaaaaaaaacatttatccgttccatccatcttatttaaaaaaaaattaatcatacataaagtcatattcatgttttgttatataataataaaaagtattaattataagcatatttaaataatatgaagaggtaaatattttagttatgaCAGAGACCGCCGGAAGCCTGGAATGAAGCCTGGAATGCTGGATTTGGATGGCAAGGCCGTCCGATGCTGGCTTAGAGGGTAGGAGGCTAAGTCTAGGGTagggtatatatatgattttttatataggctAGTTGGGCCAGAAGAAGCAtcctctatataatttttgtcgGATACGTACCCACAAGATAATTGGATTGCAAGCCCATAATTGGATTGCAAGCCCATCGTGTCATGTACCGACGGGTACCATACCCATGGGCACAATCAGGGTTTGTgttaccgcggttaccgtAGCGGTAACCGCGCCCTCCGCAGAGGCACGGTTTCGGTAAGCCACGATAatcgagtttaaatttgaggagaatttaaaaaatttaaggaaatttaataaaaaaaaatatatgttgtatatgttgatatatagcgtagttttgtcaaagaaattcatgaaaaaatgtatttccggtgtaattaaaaatcataaacaagaatttggggaaacaaaattaaaaaatagtttattgcaaataatatttcataggaagatggttaagaatattttgttgttaagtcattattaatttacactagatactagggtacataatgttgaaatacaaatatacaacgatagatgtatgaaaaatatgtatggagaaaaattatatgtgcacGTTAGTAATAATTGGTAGTAGGTACGGTTGTGAcgcaacaatcaaaatgaagttgttgttacttgttattggtgtgaattatttgatgaagggtgatatgacggtgtatgtttgtatattacaatatcaagaatttagaaagatcacgtgaaaattttcttgttttccctaaaacatgttctattttcctatttttcctatgtcacaactcacagatatagtaacaaaatatttttctacttttcatgtattttttaagattttttaatgtttttttgcatttgacatcacacaCGTGGTGTCCtcacggtaaccgcggtttcgaCTGCAAAAAATCCGCATGGGAAACCACGGTTTCCTCGGTTCTCATGCGTTGTTTCAGCAAGAACTTACCGCGGTTACAGCGCGAAACCGTGCAAAACCGTGTGGTAACCGCGtttaccgcgcggttttgaattcagcttttttttttcaaattcgtTGCGGTTTTTGCGGTTTTCGCGGTTACCTTGCGGGATTCGCGGGAGCGCGATACCGCGGTTTTCGCGAGAAGAACGGTAAGAGGAACCCTGGGCACAACTGCCATCCCTGGCCCGAGTAcccactatgacaaatcaaattcacagttccacgacttaaaagtctatcaaaatgcagcgaaaaaagatataaagataaaaccatctaatctttagCTGACGAAaatggctccacaccacaggcattttCGATGATAGGACGAACTTCACCCTTGCGAACTAGctccttctgactcaggcactgacacttgctctggtacggggaaaaattaagtagGGTTGAATACAAATCACGCTGCTTAACATGTAACACCCAACAGAGGAGAATAAATACATGCAATTGGATATCAAGGAGAGATTATGCTTAGTTTGCATAAAACGGCaatatttagcaaaacaattaAATAGAATGAATAAAAACGTAAAttaaatacttaaaataatcatccagtATCCAACGTTATatcacgttgcaacaggcccaactcGTTGTCCAaggttacaccacgtagcgacaggatcaaccctctgtccaacgtcaAGCCGCCAAAACCGCGGCACCGCGCTCCCGTGGATCCCACACGGTAACCGCAAAAACCGtgatgaatttaaatccaaaaaaattgaatttaaactcgcgCGGTTTTCGTGGCTTACCACGCGGTTtgtcgcggtaaccgcggacTACTTGCTGGAACAGCACATGAGAacggcggttaccgcggcttcCCGCGTGGTTTTTGTAgccgaaaccgcggttaccgcaaGAAAatcgcggttaccgcgaggagaccgcgtgtgtgatgtcaaatgcaaaaaaaattaaaaaatctaaaaaaatacatgaaaaataggaaaatattttgtgactatatttatgacataggaaaaataggacatgttatagggaaaacaagaaaagtttCACgtgacattttttatattcttgatattgcaacatacaaacatgcaccgtcatatcacccttcaccaataacaagtaacaacaacttcattttgattgctgcgtcacaactatacctactacccattattacgaataaaactattatgtatgtactaagatgcacgtataatttttctcaatacatattttccatatatccatcgttgtatatttgtatttcaacattatgtaccctagtgtctagtgtaaataataatgactcaatacaaaatattcttgATCATCTTCCTattaaatattacttgcaataggctattttttaattttgtttcccgaaatactcgtttatgatttttaattacgtcgggaatacattttttcattaatttctttgacaaaactacattatatatcaacatatacaacatatatttttttcattaaatttcctcaaattttttaaattctcctcaagTTTAAACTCAGTTATCGCGGCTTACCGAAGCCATTCCTCCGCGGAGGGTGCATTACCGTGGTTACCGCGGCGGTAACCGTGGTAACGTAAACCCTGGTTGCGACAAGGTCAAAcaagtttcaaaattaattaatttattaaaggCTCGACTAATCCCAGTAAATCTGTAAGTTCGCCCCATGACTACGAGtacggctattcaaatagttttactctgatcagaggtgtacaactttactcACAAGACACAGTTTCACTACACATCAACGTACGCCgatgtatcaccacgataccacaCAAAGAAAACTGTGATAGCACCTATCGCATAACGCTCCCTACTCAattgcaccacacttcaggttttgccccttctttacaccaagtcggacaacccctcttgtgcctaggtgaatacGGAAGCAGCACAGACCATTGCGGggtccgtccatactccatcacgccgaCCTTTGTCTGGGTACATCGAATAGTTCAAAGGtacacttcaaatcccactgttgcccactctggcttgtggttagtacgtgtaagacttctagggtttcccgagaaccgatCTTTAATTGCCAtaggcacgactctcaaaaccatgcactcacggcccaccataagcaatattttagttaccATTAACCTTCATTGGTAATTCATCATAAACAACTACTATTAAAGTCtagcattaattaaataataaccCGTGAGCTaattgaactaagcatggctaaacattccctaaccctaattctagtgaaattaaccctgggatgtcaAGAATGAAGTATAGTAACAACGGATATATAATGGTAATTgtctaacaaataaataatataatataattaaaacaatgcatatatgaatgtaaagcggggaattttacaaaaatcggatcaatatgttcaaggacggggtgccacttgccttgctctgacccacgaggaacttcggcgatgatctcgaacAAAACCGACGCTTCGACGGGGTTCGAACATACcacaaacaaagcaaacaaGCGAAAacaagctataaaactactgaaatagagaaagaaactatttttaatgaattcttagcaattttctagatttgatgaaatttgaatggactaaaacggagaccgtatgaattagttataaattttagaagttttctgtgATTTTAAGCTAACAAAAAAGCCTAAATGTATTTATTGCGTAATTATTGGAGTTGATGATATCAGCacaggagagaggaggtgctGACTTGTGAGACCCACTAGTCATTGAGGGCAAGAGACTGATGAAGCGGGCCACGAGCAGTGAGAAGCGgccgagagagggaggaaaggagGCTGACGACTAGGGCCCAGGGGTCAGAGAGGGTCGGTGGCTTACCCGTGGGCCccactgtcacacccggagtttcgtcctaagccttaaatcgtaaaaagaaatccgtaaacaacaattagcttaattaactcaggaaaaatccctctaaaaggaattaattcaattaaatcgaggctcgcaaatcgactaactggatgtaaattttaaattgcagaagtataaaatttggccaaacaaactaacttaaaactcggcaaaagtggggtttcctttttccctcctttttcctttctttttcccttccttctcaaattaggccgaagtccaattttcctccctcctttttcttttttctttttctttttcttccttcccgggccggcccagccgatcGGCCCACCGTtcctccctccaggccggcccagccgagccagcctccttcgcctgggccgccgctcggcccagctcgccacgTCGCCCGcacccgcgagtccgcgccgcctccctcctctctcttgccaatgacaggtggggcccacctgtcagtgaccgtttccccgggcccgcgcccgcgcccgcgccgcgccggccgagtccgactccgcgccgccgccgcaacggccgccgctgagaccgcgtcgtgcccgactcggtctccaacctccgcctgccctagccggcgtcgccaccctataaatcccgagccgccacgcgccgccgcccactttccgcctccgcccgagccgccgccgcgctgtcgtcgttcgccgccgtcggtagatctcgccgccagccgccggtcagCGTCGTCCAGTTGCGTCACCACCcccgcctcgctgtcgccgacttgctgccgccctcgtcgtcgccagggAACCTCCCCAGTGCCGCGCATTCTTTCGCCgtccggtcgccgccgcgcccggccccctcgccgtcgccactcgatctccgtcgccacgGCCGATCTCCCGCCCCTACCTgcatcgccaccttcgcctcgatctcgccg
This window harbors:
- the LOC102716310 gene encoding tRNA-dihydrouridine(20/20a) synthase-like, translated to MGRRSPPVLTRSGCSILFLPGSDGGGGGGGGGRGSSARIATAMRSSAARRATLLPPPLAPGSSPGRRLLPLQRAPGGVGPRRALARAATREGRYLPPLFSVAPMMDWTDNHYRTLARLISKHAWLYTEMVVAETIVHQKDNLDKFLAFPAEQHPIVLQIGGSNLDNLAKATELANAYSYDEINLNCGCPSGKVAGHGCFGARLMFDPEFVGDAMSAIAANCNVPVSVKCRIGVDDRDSYEELCEFVDKVVSKSPTRHFIIHARKALLNGLSPAENRKVPPLKYEYYFALLRDFPDVQFTLNGGITTIDQVNASIRQGAHRVMVGRAAYNNPWNMLGHVDSEVYGMPTRNSSRRQILESYQVYGDSIMGQYGPSRPNVRQLVKPLLNLFHSEPGNGLWKRKADSTLRHCKTLQSFLEETLEAIPDSVLDAPIGKDPCSEEAHFADMDSLLPPRYTSLTNSSHESSVLVTAST